One window of Acomys russatus chromosome 28, mAcoRus1.1, whole genome shotgun sequence genomic DNA carries:
- the LOC127211042 gene encoding cytochrome P450 4F1 isoform X1, with protein sequence MSQLSLSWLGPELTSPWQLLLVVGVSWILVRIVTQIHAACGNYRRLRGFPQPPRRNWLMGHVGMVPPTEQGMKELSQLVDTYPQGFMMWMGPVTPIIILCHSDIVRSILNASAAIAVKDVIFYSILKPWLGDGLLVSAGDKWSRHRRMLTPAFHFNILKPYVKIFNDSTNIMHAKWRRLISEGSSCLDTFEHVSLMTLDSLQKCVFSFDSNCQEKPSEYIAAILELSALVASRHQNPLLHMDLLYNLTPVGMRFRKACRLVHEFTDAVIQERRCTLPDQGLDDFLKSKAKSKTLDFIDVLLLTKDEDGKKLSDEDIRAEADTFMFEGHDTTASGLSWILYNLAKHPEYQERCRQEVQELLRDREPEEIEWDDLAQLPFLTMCIKESMRLHPPVTVISRRCTQDVVLPGGRTIPKGVICLISIFGIHHNPSVWPDPEVYNPFRFDPENIKDRSPLAFIPFSAGPRNCIGQTFAMTEMKVVLALTLLRFRILPDDKEPRRKPELILRAEGGLWLRVEPLGRGEQ encoded by the exons ATGTCACAGCTGAGCCTGTCCTGGCTGGGGCCTGAGTTGACTTCGCCTTGGCAGCTTCTGCTGGTGGTTGGAGTCTCCTGGATCCTGGTCCGAATTGTGACCCAGATCCATGCTGCCTGTGGGAACTATCGTCGCCTCCGTGGCTTCCCTCAGCCCCCCAGACGGAACTGGCTTATGGGTCATGTGGGCATG GTGCCTCCTACAGAGCAGGGCATGAAGGAATTGAGTCAGTTGGTGGATACCTACCCGCAAGGCTTTATGATGTGGATGGGCCCAGTGACTCCCATAATCATTCTGTGCCACTCTGACATCGTCCGATCTATCCTCAATGCCTCAG CTGCCATTGCAGTCAAGGATGTGATCTTCTACAGCATCCTAAAGCCGTGGCTGG GGGATGGGCTCTTGGTGAGTGCCGGTGACAAGTGGAGCCGCCACCGTCGCATGCTGACACCCGCCTTCCACTTCAACATCCTGAAACCCTATGTGAAGATTTTCAATGACAGCACCAACATCATGCAC GCCAAGTGGCGGCGCTTGATCTCAGAAGGCAGCAGCTGTCTGGATACGTTTGAACATGTCAGCCTCATGACTTTGGACAGTCTTCAGAAATGTGTCTTCAGCTTTGACAGCAACTGTCAGGA GAAGCCCAGTGAATATATCGCTGCCATCTTGGAGCTCAGTGCCCTAGTGGCCAGCAGGCACCAGAATCCTCTGCTACACATGGACCTGCTGTACAACCTCACCCCTGTGGGGATGCGCTTCCGTAAGGCCTGCAGACTGGTGCATGAGTTTACGGATGCTGTCATCCAGGAGCGGCGCTGCACCCTCCCAGACCAGGGTTTGGATGATTTCCTTAAGTCCAAAGCCAAGTCCAAGACGTTGGATTTCATTGACGTGCTGCTGCTGACCAAG GATGAAGATGGAAAGAAGCTGTCAGATGAGGACATCAGAGCGGAGGCTGACACCTTCATGTTTGAAG gCCATGACACCACAGCCAGTGGGCTCTCCTGGATCCTGTACAACCTGGCAAAGCACCCAGAATACCAGGAGCGCTGCCGGCAGGAAGTGCAGGAGCTCCTGAGGGACCGAGAGCCTGAGGAGATTGAATG GGATGACCTGGCCCAGCTGCCCTTCCTGACCATGTGCATCAAGGAGAGCATGCGGCTGCATCCTCCAGTCACGGTCATCTCCCGACGCTGCACCCAGGACGTTGTGCTGCCAGGTGGCCGGACCATCCCCAAAG GTGTCATCTGCCTCATCAGCATCTTTGGAATTCATCACAACCCATCCGTGTGGCCGGACCCTGAG GTCTATAACCCCTTCCGCTTTGACCCTGAGAACATCAAGGACAGGTCACCTTTGGCATTTATTCCCTTCTCAGCAGGGCCCAG GAATTGCATAGGACAGACTTTCGCCATGACAGAGATGAAGGTGGTGCTGGCGCTGACGCTGCTGCGCTTCCGCATCCTGCCTGATGACAAGGAGCCGCGCCGGAAGCCAGAGCTGATCCTGCGTGCGGAGGGGGGGCTGTGGCTGCGGGTGGAGCCGCTAGGAAGGGGGGAACAGTGA
- the LOC127211042 gene encoding cytochrome P450 4F1 isoform X2, protein MSAAIAVKDVIFYSILKPWLGDGLLVSAGDKWSRHRRMLTPAFHFNILKPYVKIFNDSTNIMHAKWRRLISEGSSCLDTFEHVSLMTLDSLQKCVFSFDSNCQEKPSEYIAAILELSALVASRHQNPLLHMDLLYNLTPVGMRFRKACRLVHEFTDAVIQERRCTLPDQGLDDFLKSKAKSKTLDFIDVLLLTKDEDGKKLSDEDIRAEADTFMFEGHDTTASGLSWILYNLAKHPEYQERCRQEVQELLRDREPEEIEWDDLAQLPFLTMCIKESMRLHPPVTVISRRCTQDVVLPGGRTIPKGVICLISIFGIHHNPSVWPDPEELHRTDFRHDRDEGGAGADAAALPHPA, encoded by the exons ATGTCAGCTGCCATTGCAGTCAAGGATGTGATCTTCTACAGCATCCTAAAGCCGTGGCTGG GGGATGGGCTCTTGGTGAGTGCCGGTGACAAGTGGAGCCGCCACCGTCGCATGCTGACACCCGCCTTCCACTTCAACATCCTGAAACCCTATGTGAAGATTTTCAATGACAGCACCAACATCATGCAC GCCAAGTGGCGGCGCTTGATCTCAGAAGGCAGCAGCTGTCTGGATACGTTTGAACATGTCAGCCTCATGACTTTGGACAGTCTTCAGAAATGTGTCTTCAGCTTTGACAGCAACTGTCAGGA GAAGCCCAGTGAATATATCGCTGCCATCTTGGAGCTCAGTGCCCTAGTGGCCAGCAGGCACCAGAATCCTCTGCTACACATGGACCTGCTGTACAACCTCACCCCTGTGGGGATGCGCTTCCGTAAGGCCTGCAGACTGGTGCATGAGTTTACGGATGCTGTCATCCAGGAGCGGCGCTGCACCCTCCCAGACCAGGGTTTGGATGATTTCCTTAAGTCCAAAGCCAAGTCCAAGACGTTGGATTTCATTGACGTGCTGCTGCTGACCAAG GATGAAGATGGAAAGAAGCTGTCAGATGAGGACATCAGAGCGGAGGCTGACACCTTCATGTTTGAAG gCCATGACACCACAGCCAGTGGGCTCTCCTGGATCCTGTACAACCTGGCAAAGCACCCAGAATACCAGGAGCGCTGCCGGCAGGAAGTGCAGGAGCTCCTGAGGGACCGAGAGCCTGAGGAGATTGAATG GGATGACCTGGCCCAGCTGCCCTTCCTGACCATGTGCATCAAGGAGAGCATGCGGCTGCATCCTCCAGTCACGGTCATCTCCCGACGCTGCACCCAGGACGTTGTGCTGCCAGGTGGCCGGACCATCCCCAAAG GTGTCATCTGCCTCATCAGCATCTTTGGAATTCATCACAACCCATCCGTGTGGCCGGACCCTGAG GAATTGCATAGGACAGACTTTCGCCATGACAGAGATGAAGGTGGTGCTGGCGCTGACGCTGCTGCGCTTCCGCATCCTGCCTGA